The Methanococcoides methylutens MM1 genome has a window encoding:
- a CDS encoding ribonuclease P protein component 4 gives MARKKKNQKNLIKDIAIQRIEYLFRLAEENYGSSPQRSDRYVALARRIGMRYRVRLPSYLKRRICKDCHSFLVPGSSSRIRLHGRYMTITCLKCGKEMRYPYKSENKIA, from the coding sequence ATGGCACGAAAAAAAAAGAACCAAAAGAACCTGATAAAGGATATTGCGATCCAGAGGATCGAGTACCTTTTCAGGCTTGCAGAGGAGAACTATGGCTCCAGTCCGCAAAGGAGTGACCGCTATGTAGCTCTGGCAAGACGTATCGGAATGCGATATCGAGTAAGGCTTCCTTCTTACCTGAAGCGCAGGATCTGCAAGGATTGCCACTCTTTTCTTGTCCCGGGCAGCAGTTCCAGGATAAGGCTTCATGGCAGGTACATGACGATAACCTGCCTTAAATGCGGGAAAGAAATGCGCTACCCGTACAAATCCGAAAATAAAATAGCTTAA
- a CDS encoding MBL fold metallo-hydrolase: MRSTQVGNVLIEWLGHAGFLLKGQGKVVFIDPYVLPDGLGYDGDADIILLTHEHFDHCNPESIRTVRGGTTTTLIPENVSLQFKGDARRVLEGDLLTGELSIKGVNIEVVPAYNLEKPNHPRGEGVGYIVELDGIRIYHAGDTDLIPEMKDLKADVALLPISEPYTMNEEEAADAAVLIGPKIAIPMHYGCVEGTEADPQRFKELVNEKAPDIEVIILQDC, encoded by the coding sequence ATGAGAAGTACACAGGTTGGCAATGTCCTCATAGAGTGGCTTGGTCATGCCGGATTTTTATTGAAAGGGCAGGGAAAGGTTGTATTCATAGATCCTTATGTGCTACCCGATGGTCTGGGTTATGATGGTGATGCGGATATTATTCTGCTGACTCACGAACATTTTGATCATTGTAACCCTGAATCCATAAGAACGGTTCGAGGGGGCACTACTACGACCCTCATCCCTGAGAATGTGAGCTTACAGTTCAAGGGAGATGCCAGGAGGGTTCTTGAAGGCGATCTGCTTACCGGTGAGCTTTCGATAAAAGGTGTCAATATTGAGGTGGTACCTGCATACAATCTTGAGAAGCCGAACCATCCTCGTGGGGAGGGTGTGGGTTACATTGTGGAGCTTGATGGCATAAGGATATATCATGCGGGGGATACGGATCTCATTCCTGAGATGAAGGATCTGAAAGCAGATGTTGCACTTCTTCCTATAAGTGAGCCCTATACTATGAATGAAGAAGAAGCAGCCGATGCTGCTGTGCTTATTGGCCCTAAGATCGCGATCCCAATGCATTATGGTTGCGTGGAGGGAACTGAAGCTGACCCGCAAAGGTTTAAGGAACTTGTGAACGAAAAGGCCCCTGATATAGAAGTGATCATTCTGCAGGATTGTTAA
- a CDS encoding DUF1699 family protein, with product MKIRVVSSKEEIQSLSENEEIVHLAFRPSNTDIFSLVVKCPSVKALHIPSSYKKTISKSAKMYLEMQGIDLLEGDVWGHRKDINEYSEVSQSVYDRIKDYRNEGLSEDEINEKMVRETRLSPDFIDFLMKQ from the coding sequence ATGAAGATCAGAGTTGTAAGTTCAAAAGAGGAGATCCAGTCTCTTAGCGAAAACGAAGAGATAGTGCACCTTGCATTCAGACCATCAAACACAGACATCTTCTCATTAGTTGTAAAATGCCCCAGTGTTAAAGCACTGCACATCCCAAGCTCATACAAGAAGACAATATCAAAGTCTGCAAAGATGTACCTTGAGATGCAGGGAATCGACCTTCTCGAAGGCGATGTATGGGGTCACAGAAAAGACATCAACGAATACTCTGAAGTTTCACAGAGCGTCTACGACCGCATAAAGGATTACAGGAACGAGGGACTCTCTGAAGACGAGATCAATGAGAAAATGGTCAGAGAAACAAGACTCAGCCCTGATTTCATCGATTTCCTGATGAAGCA